The following is a genomic window from Spirosoma foliorum.
AATACCGTGAAGGGCCTGACACACACACCTGCCGAATTGTTTCGGGCTATGGATCTGCTTGGCTCATTCGGTGTACCCCTGCACGTATCGGAAATTACGTTCCCGACGCTGCCGTACAACGAAACGGGTTTACAACAGCAGGCGAAAATGGCTCGGAACTTCTATCGAATCTGGTTTAGTCATCCAGCAATAGAAGCGATTATTTACTGGAACACAGTAGACGGTACGGCTGTAGCTGGTGAGGACAAATGGAACGGCGGATTGCTCAATCGCGATTTTTCGCCCAAACCGGCTTTTACTATGCTGAACGATCTGATTAACAAAGAATGGAAAACGTCATTCAAAACATCAGTAACTGACAGCAAACCCATCAGCTTCCGGGGCTTTTATGGCGACTATACCGTAAAAGTGACCGTCGGCAAGAAGACTATCGAACAGACATTTAAACTGGCTAAAGATCAGCCTACTACAGTACAACTTGAACTATAAACTGAAGGCCTGAAAAGGCTCTTTCGCTCATGAAAATCATTGACATCCGTACGCGCTGCGTCGCTATTCCCCTCAATGCTCAATTGCGCCACAACACGGGCGTGCACCCCGGCTATTTTCTGCGCACGATTCTCGAAGTTATTACCGACGAAGGTTTCGTTGGGTTAGGTGAAGTAGGAGGGGGCGATCAGCGGGGAGCGCTGCAAAAACTGAAGCCTCGAATCGTTGGCGAAGACCCGTTTCACCTCGAAAAAATCAAGCTGAAAGTACTTCGCAGCATTTATTACATGTCGAACGCCCGGCTTTACGCAGCCATCGAAATGGCCTGTCTCGATATCCAGGGCAAAGTACTAAATCGCCCTCTGAGTGATTTGCTGGGCGGGCGCGTTCGCGATGAAGTACCCTTTATCGCCTACCTGTTCTGGCGCTACGACCGTCCCGGTGGAGGGCACGATGAAACGCCAGAGGACATGGCGGATTTCTGCGTCGAACTACACGAAACGCTGGGCGTCAATTCGATGAAGCTGAAAGCAGGGGTAAAATCACCGAAAGAAGAAGCACGAGTGCTGGAGCTTTGCCGGGAGAAACTCGGCGACGACTTCGGCCTTCGCATCGACCCGAACGGCCTTTGGTCGGTGCAAACGGCGGTACAGATCGGGCGTCGGCTGGAAGACCTCAACATCGAATATTTTGAAGATCCATCGTGGGGGCTTGAAGGCAACGCGGCCGTTCGGAAACAGATACGGATCCCAATTGCCACCAACATGTATCCGGCCAAATTCGATGATCTGGCTCCGGCCATTCGGATGGGGGCGGTCGATATTGTGCTGACTGACATTCACTATTGGGAAGGACCTCGTGGGGTGAAAGATCTGGCTGCGGTTTGTAATACGTTCAATCTGGGCGTTGCCATGCACTCTGGGGCTGAATTCGGTATCGAACTGGCGGCCATGATTCACACCGCTTCGACCATTCCCCAAATGAATTTCGCGGGCGACGCACATTATCATTACCTCACCGACGACATCATCGAAGGCGGACTGATGAAGTATGAAAATGGCTGTATAAAAGTCCCAACGGGCCCCGGCTTAGGCGTGTCGCTGGATGAAGATAAGATGAAGCATTACGAGAACTATTACGAAGAAAAAGGCGATTACTACGCCCGTTTCCATCAGGACCCGTACCGCCCCGATTGGTTTCCGACGGTTGGTGGAATGTAATTTTTCTTTCGACAGGATTTACAAGATTGACATGATTTCTAACGGAAGACAAATCCTGTTTATCCGAACGTCGGCCCGGCTGTAAATCCTGTCAGAAAAAAGACGAACAAAATGCGCTTAAAAAATAAAAAAGCCCTCGTCACTGGGGCATCGCAGGGAATTGGTAAAGCCATTGCCTTGCAACTAGCCGAAGAAGGCTGCGACGTAGTTGTGCATTACCACGAAAACTGGGAAGATGCCGAAACCGTTGCGGACACTATTCGACAGAAAGGTGGTACAGCGCATCTGTTACAAGCCGATTTGCAGAAAACATCCGAGGCTATCCAGCTTGGCGAGCAAGCCTGGGATGTGGCTGGTGGTTTGGATATTCTGGTGAACAATGCGGGTGTTTCGTACAAAAAACACTTTCTGGACGTAACGGTGGCCGATTTTGAGCAATTCAATAACGTCAACTTCCAAAGCACTACGTTCCTGACACAATCGGTTGCCCGAAACATGGTGAAGCACAACGTAACGGGGAGCATCTGGACTATTACGTCGGTCAATGGCATTCGGCCGGGACTGGGCCTGACGCTCTACGGAGCCACAAAAGGGGCGCTTGAAACACTCATGAAAGGCGTAGCAATGGAGTTGGGACCGCACAACATCCGGGTTAATACCCTAGCGATTGGCGCTGTGCAGACCGACATCAATCGGGGAGTGTGGGGAAACCCGGCTTTGCTTCAGGAAGTGAATGACGGTATACCCGCAGGGCGATTGGGGCAACCTGAGGAAATCGCTGGTGTGTTGGTCGATTTAATTGCATCAGGCAGCTACATGACCGGTTCGACCATCACCATCGACGGCGGTTTATTGCTGATGCGGGGCTATGGAAAACTGGGACCTTACAGAGACGCTTAACCTCAATCATACGATGAAGAACCTTACTCTTTTCATTCTCAGTTTGCTGCTGTCGAATTTCGTTTCGGCTCAGTCCGATACGACTGCTCCAAAGCTCTGGCAGCCTTATCGCATTACCCCTCGAACGGGAGCGCAACATATATCCTTGTCGGGCGATGGTTGGGAACTGTCGCATACCGATGCGCCCATAACCGACCTGAAGGCTCCTCGTCAAGATGCGTTTCAGACCAGCATTCCGAACTCGGTGCACTGGTCGTATTTCAAGGCTGGAAAACTACC
Proteins encoded in this region:
- a CDS encoding enolase C-terminal domain-like protein, producing MKIIDIRTRCVAIPLNAQLRHNTGVHPGYFLRTILEVITDEGFVGLGEVGGGDQRGALQKLKPRIVGEDPFHLEKIKLKVLRSIYYMSNARLYAAIEMACLDIQGKVLNRPLSDLLGGRVRDEVPFIAYLFWRYDRPGGGHDETPEDMADFCVELHETLGVNSMKLKAGVKSPKEEARVLELCREKLGDDFGLRIDPNGLWSVQTAVQIGRRLEDLNIEYFEDPSWGLEGNAAVRKQIRIPIATNMYPAKFDDLAPAIRMGAVDIVLTDIHYWEGPRGVKDLAAVCNTFNLGVAMHSGAEFGIELAAMIHTASTIPQMNFAGDAHYHYLTDDIIEGGLMKYENGCIKVPTGPGLGVSLDEDKMKHYENYYEEKGDYYARFHQDPYRPDWFPTVGGM
- a CDS encoding SDR family NAD(P)-dependent oxidoreductase, which encodes MRLKNKKALVTGASQGIGKAIALQLAEEGCDVVVHYHENWEDAETVADTIRQKGGTAHLLQADLQKTSEAIQLGEQAWDVAGGLDILVNNAGVSYKKHFLDVTVADFEQFNNVNFQSTTFLTQSVARNMVKHNVTGSIWTITSVNGIRPGLGLTLYGATKGALETLMKGVAMELGPHNIRVNTLAIGAVQTDINRGVWGNPALLQEVNDGIPAGRLGQPEEIAGVLVDLIASGSYMTGSTITIDGGLLLMRGYGKLGPYRDA